The Psychrobacter sp. LV10R520-6 genome includes a region encoding these proteins:
- the hemP gene encoding hemin uptake protein HemP, producing the protein MVISRYLNCRENRLPTLQSQHLFALTKEVRIEHEGEEYRLRLTRNNRLILTK; encoded by the coding sequence ATGGTTATCTCTCGTTACCTAAATTGCCGTGAAAATCGTTTACCTACTTTGCAATCACAGCATCTATTTGCCCTAACTAAAGAAGTTCGTATTGAGCATGAAGGCGAAGAATATCGCTTACGCCTAACTCGTAATAATCGTTTAATTTTGACCAAGTAG